From Vitis vinifera cultivar Pinot Noir 40024 chromosome 14, ASM3070453v1, a single genomic window includes:
- the HT11 gene encoding sugar transport protein 12: MAASIWLGPRDDGDNHPSKLTRFDYITCVFASMGGLMFGYDIGISGGVTSMADFLKKFFPTIFQRDPVERSGNQYCKFNSHTLTLFTSSLYLAALASSLIASCATRRFGRKISMLIGGLVFLAGAVFNVLAMQVWMLIVGRLLLGLGVGFAIQSVPIYVSEMAPYKHRGALNNLFQLSITLGILIANVVNYFTVKIHGGWGWRVSLGGAAVPAIFLSAVAWIIPNTPNSMIEKGELRQAREMLRRIRGVSDDRIEAEFRNLVAASEASKEVLNPWRNLLQRKYRPQLVMSILIPAFQQLTGINVVMFYAPVLFQSLGFGSNASLFSAVVSGLVNVGATLVAVYGADKWGRRKLFLEGGIQMLVFQVALAVLIALKFGVTGTASHLPHWYSTVVVVCICGYVAAFAWSWGPLGWLVPSEIFPLEIRSAAQSIAVSVNMLFTFLVAEVFLSMLCGLKSGFFIFFAALVTIMTVFVYMFVPETKNIPIENMTEVWKRHWYWKRFMPAQDNVLEFYRSVVNALGLPMDVGNCPGKGNPK; encoded by the exons ATGGCGGCCAGCATCTGGTTGGGTCCCAGAGATGATGGTGACAATCATCCAAGCAAGCTGACTCGATTTGATTACATAACTTGTGTGTTTGCATCCATGGGCGGCTTGATGTTTGGATACGATATCGGTATCTCTG GTGGAGTAACGTCTATGGCAGATTTCTTGAAGAAGTTCTTTCCAACCATTTTCCAAAGAGACCCAGTAGAGAGGTCTGGTAACCAGTACTGCAAATTCAATAGCCATACTCTAACCTTGTTCACATCGTCTCTATATTTGGCAGCGCTGGCCTCATCATTGATTGCGTCATGCGCGACCAGAAGGTTTGGGCGGAAAATATCTATGCTTATCggtggcttggttttcttggctGGTGCGGTTTTTAATGTTCTTGCAATGCAAGTTTGGATGCTTATAGTTGGTCGGCTGTTGTTGGGCCTTGGAGTTGGTTTTGCAATTCAG TCTGTGCCAATCTACGTATCAGAAATGGCTCCCTACAAACACCGTGGTGCTCTCAACAATCTGTTTCAGTTATCTATCACCTTGGGCATTTTGATAGCCAATGTGGTTAACTACTTCACAGTCAAGATTCATGGTGGATGGGGATGGCGCGTCAGCTTGGGCGGAGCTGCAGTcccggccatcttcctatcagcgGTGGCATGGATTATTCCCAACACTCCAAACTCGATGATAGAAAAGGGTGAGCTTCGGCAGGCCAGAGAGATGCTCCGTCGCATACGTGGGGTTAGCGATGATCGGATTGAAGCAGAATTCAGAAATCTGGTGGCTGCAAGTGAGGCATCGAAAGAAGTATTGAACCCCTGGAGAAATCTCCTCCAAAGGAAATACAGGCCTCAGTTGGTAATGTCCATCCTTATCCCGGCCTTCCAGCAACTCACCGGCATCAATGTGGTTATGTTTTATGCTCCAGTGCTCTTCCAATCACTGGGATTTGGGAGTAATGCTTCACTATTCTCAGCAGTTGTCTCTGGCCTCGTCAATGTTGGTGCCACCCTTGTGGCTGTTTATGGCGCTGACAAGTGGGGCAGGAGAAAGCTTTTCCTAGAGGGTGGAATCCAGATGCTTGTTTTCCAG GTCGCACTAGCAGTTCTTATTGCACTTAAATTTGGAGTAACAGGGACAGCGAGCCATTTGCCTCACTGGTACTCCACTGTTGTAGTGGTGTGCATATGTGGCTACGTTGCTGCTTTTGCATGGTCATGGGGACCTCTGGGATGGTTGGTGCCCAGCGAAATTTTCCCACTTGAGATTCGATCGGCAGCACAGAGTATAGCAGTTTCAGTCAACATGTTATTCACCTTTCTTGTTGCAGAGGTCTTTCTCAGCATGCTTTGCGGCCTTAAGTCTggcttcttcattttctttgcagCTTTGGTGACTATTATGACAGTCTTCGTCTATATGTTTGTGCCGGAAACTAAGAACATACCAATTGAGAATATGACAGAGGTGTGGAAGAGGCATTGGTACTGGAAAAGGTTCATGCCTGCGCAGGACAATGTTTTGGAATTTTATCGTTCTGTGGTGAATGCTCTTGGACTGCCTATGGATGTCGGCAACTGCCCGGGGAAAGGCAAcccaaagtga